From a region of the Clupea harengus chromosome 9, Ch_v2.0.2, whole genome shotgun sequence genome:
- the LOC105898181 gene encoding solute carrier family 13 member 5, with product MAIYWCTECIPLAVTALLPVILFPLMGIMESSEVCVQYLKDSNMLFIGGLLVAIAVENWNLHKRIALRVLLLVGVKPALLMMGFMGTTAFLSMWISNTASTAMMLPIAQAVLAQLQKTEAEADEKEFQSGRANEGFEMDETKEDKGITTGRLLLPGWCVFGMSIGAQSDFLYSPENRSQLSLARQSSSPLRKEKDMLMKCVGKTLFFLRSADLTSEKVAEDGYTRADERRLRREKYYTNLSKGMSLCVCYSASIGGTATLTGTTPNLILKGQMDELFPANGGVINFATWFGFCFPNMVLMLVISWLWLQFMYLGFNLKKSFGCGSKSEGDRAAYQVIKDEYKKLGNMTYAEGNVLLVFVLLVLLWFTREPGFMPGWATVLFNQEKEYVTDGTVAIFMSTLFFVLPSQLPRCFCVGGRSGESKKAPPALLNWEVVHEKMPWNILLLLGGGFALARGSETSGLSLWLGQTLEPLKNVPDFAIAFLICMLIATFTECSSNTATTTLFLPILASMAVAIKLHPLYVMLPSTICASLAFMLPVATPPNAIAFSYGNLKVIDMAKAGIVLNLLGVLCVQFALNTWGVAMFQLKEFPTWANTNSTTSQP from the exons ATGGCCATATACTGGTGCACAGAGTGCATACCTCTGGCTGTCACTGCCCTGCTTCCCGTCATCCTCTTCCCCCTCATGGGGATCATGGAGTCCTCAGAG GTGTGTGTCCAGTATCTGAAAGACTCCAACATGCTGTTCATCGGGGGTCTGCTGGTGGCCATTGCTGTGGAGAACTGGAACCTTCATAAGCGCATCGCCCTCCGCGTGCTGCTCCTGGTCGGGGTGAAACCAGCCTT GCTAATGATGGGCTTCATGGGCACCACTGCTTTCCTGTCCATGTGGATCAGTAACACGGCCTCCACAGCCATGATGCTGCCCATTGCTCAAGCCGTGCTGGCTCAGCTCCAGAAAACAGAGGCCGAGGCGGACGAGAAGGAGTTCCAGAGCGGCCGGGCCAACGAGGGCTTTGAGATGGACGAGACAAAGGAGGACAAGGGCATAACCACCGGTAGGTTGTTACTACCAGGTTGGTGTGTTTTTGGGATGTCTATAGGTGCTCAGTCTGATTTTTTGTACAGCCCTGAAAACAGGTCGCAGTTATCACTGGCCCGTCAGTCATCTTCTCCTttaagaaaagagaaggataTGCTGATGAAGTGTGTTGGAAAAACTTTATTCTTCCTCAGATCG GCTGATTTGACTTCAGAGAAAGTCGCAGAAGACGGATACACCCGTGCTGACGAGAGGCGCCTAAGACGCGAGAAGTACTACACCAACCTGTCAAAGGgaatgagcctgtgtgtgtgctactcgGCTAGCATCGGGGGCACTGCCACCCTCACTGGCACCACTCCCAACCTCATCCTCAAGGGACAGATGGATGA ACTGTTTCCAGCCAATGGCGGTGTTATCAACTTTGCCACCTGGTTTGGCTTCTGCTTTCCCAATATGGTCTTGATGCTGGTGATCTCCTGGCTTTGGCTTCAGTTCATGTACCTGGGATTCAA CCTCAAGAAATCATTTGGATGTGGATCCAAATCTGAAGGAGACAGGGCGGCGTACCAGGTGATTAAGGATGAATACAAGAAGCTTGGCAATATGACCTATGCGGAGGGCAAtgtgctgctggtgtttgtgctgctggtgctgctctggTTCACCCGAGAGCCAGGCTTCATGCCTGGTTGGGCTACGGTGCTCTTCAACCAAGAAAAGGA GTATGTCACCGATGGCACTGTCGCCATTTTCATGTCCACGCTCTTCTTTGTCCTTCCCTCACAGTTGCCAAGGTGCTTCTGTGTCGGGGGCAGGTCAG GAGAAAGCAAGAAGGCCCCACCAGCTCTGCTGAACTGGGAGGTGGTCCATGAGAAGATGCCCTGGAACATCCTCCTACTGCTGGGAGGGGGCTTTGCTCTGGCCCGCGGCAGTGAG ACATCTGGACTGTCTCTGTGGCTCGGACAAACCCTGGAGCCCCTGAAGAACGTTCCAGATTTTGCTATTGCCTTCCTGATCTGCATGCTCATCGCCACCTTCACTGAGTGCTCCAGcaacaccgccaccaccactcTCTTCCTGCCCATACTGGCCTCAATG GCTGTTGCCATCAAGTTGCACCCGCTGTACGTCATGTTGCCCAGCACCATCTGCGCCTCCCTGGCCTTCATGCTGCCAGTGGCTACCCCACCCAATGCTATTGCTTTCTCATACGGGAACCTCAAAGTCATAGACATG GCAAAGGCTGGGATTGTGCTGAACCTCTTGGGTGTCTTGTGCGTCCAATTTGCCCTGAACACTTGGGGTGTGGCGATGTTCCAGTTGAAAGAATTTCCAACGTGGGCCAACACCAACTCAACCACATCACAGCCCTga
- the foxn1 gene encoding forkhead box protein N1, which yields MSTELPCLSVCSATTAGSRLPPGFTLSLGALNSPHLQMGLGQEPFTSKKREVVTYRQKPAVFRRRSTDGTGIAQELAQGGKEQRFHPYCRQYSEGSPVGCPTLCSSPFACFQETQSSHYSYDRLSTKTSQLNTAELLYPKPIYSYSILIFMALRSSNTGSLPVSEIYSFMTEHFPYFKTAPDGWKNSVRHNLSLNKCFQKVDNKGGSASRKGCLWALNPAKVEKMRDELQKWQRKDPLTIRKSMARPDELDHLLEDRSDKMKTMSTFLNPRQTYPTVRTQGYDTVSPYAPPQPREHNPQSHRQPLYSYPSPASSQQPPYLSHNPTAFSFQCPVTQQPCTILPPNTGTLESPLLAQTPPSYSAALQATRGVSRSMQELLLEGDLSTDIDTLNPSLTDLQLHGNLWEELKDDSLAPDPVTTTSVSPSSNLSSPRPRDESLRSLGLAGADVSGPRPGEGDPGGLLHLSITAHYSTTFANMDSMSTNQPTFGDFSIPLV from the exons ATGTCCACAGAGCTACCATGCCTCTCAGTGTGTTCAGCCACTACCGCCGGATCACGTCTTCCACCTGGCTTCACCCTCAGTCTGGGGGCACTCAACTCACCTCATCTACAGATGGGTCTGGGTCAGGAGCCCTTTACATCCAAGAAA AGGGAGGTGGTCACCTACAGACAGAAGCCAGCGGTCTTTCGCAGACGCAGCACAGATGGGACGGGCATTGCCCAGGAGTTGGCGCAGGGGGGCAAGGAGCAGCGCTTTCACCCCTACTGCCGCCAGTACAGCGAGGGCAGCCCAGTCGGCTGCCCGACACTCTGCTCATCCCCCTTCGCTTGCTTCCAGGAG ACTCAAAGTTCCCATTACTCCTATGACAGACTTTCCACCAAAACCAGTCAACTGAACACTGCAGAGTTGCTGTACCCCAAACCCATCTATTCATATAG CATCCTCATCTTCATGGCCCTGAGGAGCAGTAACACTGGAAGCTTGCCAGTCAGTGAGATCTACAGCTTCATGACTGAACATTTCCCATACTTCAAG ACAGCTCCTGATGGCTGGAAGAACTCTGTCCGCCATAACCTGTCGCTCAACAAGTGCTTCCAGAAAGTGGACAACAAAGGTGGCAGTGCTTCGCGGAAAGGCTGCCTCTGGGCCCTGAACCCAGCCAAGGTGGAGAAGATGCGGGACGAGCTGCAAAAATGGCAACGCAAGGACCCGCTCACTATCCGCAAGAGCATGGCCCGGCCAG ATGAGCTGGATCACCTCCTTGAGGACAGATCTGACAAGATGAAAACCATGTCCACGTTTTTAAACCCCCGACAGACTTACCCAACAGTGAGGACACAAGGATATGACACAGTCTCACCCTACGCCCCACCCCAGCCAAGGGAACACAACCCCCAGTCTCACAGACAGCCCCTGTACAGCTATCCTTCACCTGCCTCCAGCCAGCAACCTCCTTACCTATCCCACAATCCTACTGCATTCTCCTTCCAATGCCCAGTTACACAGCAACCTTGCACCATCCTTCCTCCCAACACAGGAACTCTGGAGTCCCCCCTGCTCGCACAGACCCCACCCAGCTACAGCGCCGCCCTGCAGGCCACTCGCGGCGTCTCTAGGAGCatgcaggagctgctgctggagggggACCTCAGCACCGACATCGACACGCTCAACCCGAGTCTCACAGACCTGCAGCTGCACG gAAATTTGTGGGAAGAGCTGAAAGACGACAGCCTGGCTCCAGACCCTGTGACGACCacctctgtctccccttcctctaACCTGTCCAGCCCCCGACCGAGAGACGAGAGCCTGCGGAGCCTCGGCTTAGCCGGGGCAGATGTGAGTGGCCCCAGGCCTGGGGAAGGGGACCCAGGAGGACTGTTACACCTGAGCATCACAGCACACTACTCCACCACATTCGCTAACATGGATAGCATGTCAACCAACCAGCCAACCTTTGGTGATTTCTCCATCCCCCTTGTGTGA